The following coding sequences lie in one Rhodothermales bacterium genomic window:
- a CDS encoding dihydrofolate reductase family protein → MSKIFVNIGLSLDGYLAPEGMTMENPGYKNWGAKWGALMAWILNQQYFRDNLKLGPGGETGPVNDLVRHTTERIGANIMGKRMFDQGERAWPEEAPFHTPVFVLTNEKREPWARPGGTTFYFINDGPERALERAREAAGRRDIRIAGGADVIQQYLSLGAVDELEIALAPVLFGGGRRLFENIHAPGTPFRIDRVLDGPAATHLRYVRQ, encoded by the coding sequence ATGAGCAAAATCTTCGTCAACATCGGACTCAGCCTCGACGGCTACCTGGCGCCGGAAGGAATGACCATGGAAAATCCAGGGTACAAAAACTGGGGCGCCAAGTGGGGCGCGCTGATGGCCTGGATCCTCAATCAGCAGTACTTCCGCGATAACCTCAAACTCGGGCCCGGGGGAGAAACCGGCCCGGTCAATGACCTGGTTCGCCACACCACGGAGCGTATCGGCGCCAACATCATGGGCAAGCGCATGTTCGACCAGGGCGAGCGCGCCTGGCCAGAGGAGGCGCCGTTTCACACACCGGTATTCGTTCTTACTAACGAGAAACGCGAACCCTGGGCGCGCCCCGGCGGGACGACCTTTTACTTTATCAATGACGGGCCGGAGCGTGCCCTGGAACGGGCCCGGGAAGCGGCAGGCCGTCGTGATATTCGTATCGCGGGTGGCGCGGATGTGATCCAGCAGTATCTGAGCCTCGGCGCCGTTGATGAGTTGGAAATCGCCCTGGCGCCCGTGTTGTTCGGCGGCGGGCGGCGTCTCTTCGAGAACATACACGCGCCCGGGACGCCGTTTCGTATTGACAGGGTGCTCGACGGACCGGCCGCCACGCACCTGCGCTATGTGCGGCAGTGA